Proteins encoded together in one Lathyrus oleraceus cultivar Zhongwan6 chromosome 5, CAAS_Psat_ZW6_1.0, whole genome shotgun sequence window:
- the LOC127084333 gene encoding protein ROOT PRIMORDIUM DEFECTIVE 1, producing MSNRVFMKKGFLTLMGTRFVNFLTKQKQQQALCVLISVRSKTTSIQYVESRYRDPTFEKFMEKYKNLLKVIAIQDLILANPKNQSVSVDFLSNLSQKLHLNRGATAFLRKFPHIFHIYYEPSKLQPFCRLTDAALDVSRLEAEAINASLPLVVERLVRILSMSASKTVPLRAIFKVWRELGLPDDFEDSVIAGNPSVFQLCDADELNTHLLKLVGDVPSNGFRASVEDWRVVECCKEECNVNSIEMQYSFKHAYPPGMRLSKNFRAKVKEWQSLPYMGPYEMVSEKKKTSKAGMMAMEKRAVSIVHEFLSLTVEKMVEVEKISQFRKWFGIDLNIRDLFLDHPGIFYLSTKGKRHTVFLREAYERGCLRQPNPVYDARRKLLDLVALERRGLPAVNSKLQDKSSSNEVEQGDNMQSRDILSSFD from the coding sequence ATGTCAAACCGAGTTTTCATGAAAAAGGGGTTTCTGACTCTAATGGGCACTCGCTTTGTAAACTTTCTAACcaaacaaaagcaacaacaagCACTCTGTGTACTCATTTCCGTTAGATCAAAAACAACATCTATCCAATATGTAGAATCGCGATATAGAGACCCCACTTTTGAGAAATTCATGGAAAAGTATAAGAATCTTCTCAAAGTCATTGCCATTCAAGACCTTATCCTTGCTAACCCCAAAAATCAATCGGTTTCTGTTGATTTCCTCTCCAATCTCTCCCAGAAGCTCCACCTCAACCGCGGCGCCACTGCCTTCCTTCGCAAGTTTCCTCATATCTTCCACATTTACTATGAACCTTCCAAGTTGCAGCCATTTTGCAGGTTAACGGATGCTGCTCTTGATGTCTCACGCCTTGAAGCTGAGGCTATTAATGCTTCTTTGCCTCTTGTTGTTGAAAGACTTGTTCGGATATTGTCCATGTCTGCTTCCAAAACTGTTCCTCTTAGAGCTATTTTCAAGGTATGGAGGGAGCTTGGTCTTCCTGATGATTTTGAGGACTCGGTTATAGCTGGGAATCCTAGTGTTTTTCAGCTTTGTGATGCAGATGAACTAAATACTCATTTGTTGAAGCTGGTTGGTGATGTTCCCAGCAATGGTTTTAGAGCTTCTGTTGAAGATTGGAGGGTTGTTGAGTGTTGTAAAGAGGAGTGCAATGTTAATAGCATAGAAATGCAGTATAGTTTCAAACATGCGTATCCTCCAGGGATGAGGTTGAGCAAGAACTTCAGAGCCAAAGTGAAGGAATGGCAGAGTTTGCCTTATATGGGGCCTTATGAGATGGTTAGTGAGAAGAAGAAGACGTCAAAGGCTGGAATGATGGCGATGGAGAAACGAGCGGTCTCCATTGTTCACGAGTTTCTGAGTTTGACAGTGGAGAAGATGGTGGAAGTTGAGAAGATAAGCCAATTTAGAAAATGGTTTGGGATTGATTTAAATATAAGGGATCTGTTCTTGGATCACCCGGGAATCTTCTATTTGTCAACTAAGGGTAAAAGGCACACTGTTTTCCTGAGGGAAGCTTATGAACGAGGGTGTTTGAGACAGCCAAATCCTGTTTATGATGCAAGGAGAAAGCTACTTGATCTTGTTGCTTTAGAACGTCGGGGTTTACCTGCTGTTAATTCCAAGTTGCAGGACAAAAGCAGTAGCAACGAGGTTGAACAAGGGGATAACATGCAAAGCCGTGATATTTTATCATCATTTGACTAG